A genomic stretch from Erysipelothrix sp. HDW6C includes:
- a CDS encoding M23 family metallopeptidase codes for MSKNMKIIGIAILLSVGLGYLTHQSTQKRNVEAAMKVIDTSNAVYPQEVASVSDHPVEVTKLYHEDKLVGIIHDEKGLETMFDSIYETEYKADFPDSKLGFIDDIFQTKELSYNIYEDRDAEIFNYIHEKNLFAIEVSKVTFSNNAVIYVQDVEDFNAAREVFIKNFISPASYELFKNREVPPALVTNGTRDLSLEVKETVKIEKSLASKDKILKDEQEILTFLNYGYEPKLETYTVKQYDTVDGVGAQNGMSGTQIASINRDIITDVDQILEVGTQLNVSKFNSPFTVTVTRELKTSEPVYPEDIEYIDDDELDVGTEVVEVVEKPGMADVTYNIVYVNGTQKDATETGRKQTVEPVRGVVKVGTKEEEVVTPGGGSQGGPGGGAAGPGGFRWPLNGGSVICGYGCYGGHRGVDLQPYEIYGPIYAIGSGVVDGGGYDAGGWGYWVRINHGNGYQSLYAHMPFPAYVGVGASVSAGENIGEVGQTGYATTPHLHLEIWDSSGSRLNACNGFIPC; via the coding sequence ATGAGTAAAAATATGAAAATCATTGGTATTGCGATTCTTCTAAGTGTCGGATTGGGTTACTTGACCCATCAATCAACACAAAAAAGAAATGTTGAAGCAGCCATGAAAGTCATTGACACATCCAATGCTGTCTATCCTCAAGAAGTAGCATCTGTAAGTGATCATCCCGTAGAAGTGACCAAGCTTTATCATGAAGACAAACTCGTTGGAATTATTCACGACGAAAAAGGTTTGGAGACCATGTTCGATTCGATTTATGAAACGGAATATAAAGCTGATTTTCCAGATTCAAAATTAGGGTTTATCGATGATATATTCCAAACAAAAGAGTTGAGTTACAATATTTATGAAGATCGCGATGCAGAAATCTTCAACTATATTCACGAGAAGAATCTTTTTGCGATTGAAGTAAGTAAAGTAACATTCTCGAATAATGCGGTTATTTATGTCCAAGATGTCGAAGATTTTAATGCTGCACGTGAGGTATTCATTAAGAACTTTATCTCACCGGCATCATACGAATTATTTAAGAACCGCGAGGTTCCACCTGCCTTAGTTACAAATGGTACGCGTGACCTGAGTCTTGAAGTCAAAGAAACAGTTAAAATCGAAAAAAGTCTTGCATCAAAAGATAAGATTCTAAAAGACGAACAAGAAATATTAACGTTCCTAAACTATGGATATGAGCCAAAGTTAGAGACTTATACTGTAAAGCAGTATGATACCGTAGACGGTGTTGGTGCACAAAATGGAATGTCAGGAACACAAATTGCATCAATCAATCGTGATATTATCACGGATGTCGATCAAATTCTTGAAGTGGGAACACAACTCAATGTCTCGAAATTTAATTCACCATTTACAGTAACAGTAACACGGGAGTTAAAGACATCGGAGCCTGTTTATCCTGAGGATATTGAGTACATCGATGACGATGAACTTGATGTCGGTACTGAGGTTGTTGAGGTTGTTGAGAAGCCAGGAATGGCGGACGTAACCTACAACATTGTCTATGTTAATGGTACACAAAAAGATGCTACAGAAACAGGTCGCAAACAAACAGTTGAACCTGTGCGTGGTGTCGTTAAAGTTGGTACAAAAGAAGAAGAAGTTGTTACCCCAGGTGGTGGTTCACAAGGTGGCCCCGGTGGTGGTGCTGCGGGTCCTGGAGGATTCAGATGGCCACTGAATGGTGGTAGTGTAATTTGTGGTTATGGTTGCTATGGTGGACACCGTGGTGTTGATCTTCAACCCTACGAAATCTATGGTCCGATTTATGCAATTGGATCGGGTGTTGTAGATGGTGGTGGATATGATGCTGGTGGATGGGGCTATTGGGTCCGCATTAACCACGGAAACGGATATCAATCACTGTATGCCCACATGCCTTTCCCAGCATATGTCGGCGTTGGAGCATCGGTCTCGGCGGGTGAAAATATTGGTGAAGTCGGCCAAACGGGTTATGCAACTACACCCCACTTACATCTTGAGATATGGGATTCTTCCGGAAGCAGGCTCAACGCATGTAATGGATTTATTCCCTGTTAA
- the dnaB gene encoding replicative DNA helicase produces MRKLPYSQDAEIALLGTFLVYPEATETIREYNLGVVDFYNTEHQKIFAHMLDIIESGAFLDSTTLISRMRDHNELESVGGVDFLFHLTANSAAPATLKHYVEVVQQKSQMRQLINVAQLIVDQGFDSTTELTNLLDFAEKNVLAVTQNRQTSDMLSSSEVVTEFMANLAKIQENRDRITGLKTGFESLNNITNGLQRGDLIILAARPSVGKTAFALNLGLNVARHNNNGKGSVAIFSLEMPATHLMSRMLAAQSSVKSEFLRSGYLNDEQSNDLNMAAGVLSNTNIYIDDSSTVTVPEIFSKCRKMKADVGLDLIVIDYIQLITGRTGSDSRQQEVSEISRGLKQLAREMEVPVIALSQLSRNVEKREVKIPQLSDLRESGSIEQDADIVMFLYREEYYTQHEEDDDGPKRPKSDIQEVLVKISKHRNGALADITMQFNASITKFYDVATGK; encoded by the coding sequence ATGCGTAAATTACCATACAGTCAAGATGCGGAGATTGCACTATTAGGAACGTTTCTCGTTTACCCCGAGGCAACGGAAACCATTCGTGAATACAATCTTGGCGTTGTAGACTTTTACAATACAGAACATCAAAAAATATTTGCGCATATGCTGGATATCATTGAGAGTGGTGCGTTTTTGGATTCGACAACATTAATTTCACGCATGCGTGATCATAATGAACTCGAAAGTGTGGGTGGTGTTGATTTCCTATTCCATCTAACCGCCAACTCTGCAGCACCTGCTACATTGAAACACTATGTTGAAGTTGTGCAACAAAAATCACAGATGCGACAACTCATAAATGTTGCACAATTGATTGTTGATCAGGGTTTTGATTCCACCACAGAGCTCACGAATCTCTTGGATTTTGCAGAAAAGAATGTCCTTGCAGTTACACAAAACCGTCAAACATCGGACATGCTTTCATCAAGTGAAGTCGTAACGGAGTTTATGGCAAATCTAGCAAAGATACAGGAGAACCGTGATCGTATTACGGGTCTGAAAACCGGCTTTGAAAGTCTTAATAATATAACCAATGGATTACAACGTGGTGACCTCATTATTCTTGCGGCCCGCCCATCCGTTGGTAAGACTGCATTTGCACTAAACTTAGGCTTGAATGTTGCCCGTCATAACAACAACGGTAAGGGTTCTGTTGCGATATTCTCACTTGAGATGCCTGCCACACATCTTATGAGTCGTATGTTGGCGGCACAATCCTCTGTGAAGAGTGAATTCTTACGGTCAGGATACTTAAATGACGAACAATCGAATGATCTCAATATGGCTGCGGGTGTATTGTCGAATACAAACATCTATATTGATGATAGTTCAACCGTAACCGTTCCTGAAATCTTTTCCAAATGTCGTAAAATGAAAGCGGATGTGGGATTGGATCTCATCGTTATTGACTATATTCAATTAATTACTGGACGTACGGGTTCAGACAGTCGTCAACAAGAAGTATCTGAAATCTCTCGTGGATTGAAACAATTGGCTCGTGAAATGGAAGTGCCTGTTATCGCATTGTCACAATTATCACGGAACGTTGAAAAGCGTGAAGTTAAGATTCCGCAATTAAGTGACTTGCGTGAATCGGGTTCGATTGAGCAAGATGCCGATATTGTAATGTTCCTCTATCGTGAGGAATATTATACACAACATGAAGAAGATGATGATGGACCCAAACGTCCGAAGTCAGATATACAAGAAGTACTTGTAAAAATTAGTAAACACCGTAATGGTGCCTTGGCAGATATAACGATGCAGTTTAATGCATCAATAACCAAGTTTTATGATGTTGCAACTGGAAAGTAG
- the rplI gene encoding 50S ribosomal protein L9, with the protein MKVILLKDIKKLGKKDDIVNVADGYARNFLIPGNLAVIASETSREVLDDQKQERADEVAAKVAEAKLIAQELEKITLEFTVKVGKDGRVFGSVSTKHVEEALFKQHKIKLDKRKFKPNGPVTHLGLNKITATIYGDVTGVLKVNLLAEN; encoded by the coding sequence ATGAAAGTAATACTACTCAAAGATATTAAGAAACTTGGAAAAAAGGATGACATTGTGAATGTTGCCGATGGGTATGCGCGTAACTTTTTGATACCTGGAAACTTGGCAGTTATTGCCAGTGAAACAAGCCGTGAGGTTTTGGATGATCAAAAACAAGAGCGTGCAGACGAAGTCGCAGCAAAAGTTGCTGAAGCAAAACTCATCGCACAAGAACTTGAAAAAATTACCCTAGAATTTACAGTTAAAGTTGGTAAAGATGGGCGCGTATTTGGATCTGTATCAACAAAACATGTTGAAGAAGCTTTGTTCAAACAACATAAGATTAAATTGGATAAACGTAAATTTAAACCCAATGGTCCAGTTACACACCTTGGACTCAATAAAATTACCGCCACAATCTATGGCGACGTAACCGGTGTGTTAAAAGTAAATCTATTAGCCGAAAACTAG
- a CDS encoding DHH family phosphoesterase, giving the protein MSKRFETLQTRLLVLVFIELVIMVLFHVVFNEYLYIVQYIALLVNMVLIFVMFYNSVKSSRERILDVADIVGAEAQDAFEYGKITVLTLNEDARITWISDGLVENAIGESVRDVFPEVMKLINGKEKKVRMVINDKDIEATIMNNERVIFFKDVTKLTELERLNRNNSVVLGIAHLDNYEETTQYEEEQIIALIDMNIRQAVVRWADKHDMFIRRIRADRYLLVLNEEVFQELSQERFSILHEIRKEAAKMDASITLSLAFARQSDNLKELEDMSNKALELAQGRGGDQVAINTKDSEMTYFGGSTEAVEKRSKVRVRVMAQNLGEIINNSTEVVIVGHRMTDFDCFASALGVAAIADVYGKRASIVINLDDTEANLADSIRKYREDFEKDHNFISHSQALDIINEKTLVIMVDHHSLEQTQFPDIIAVSQRIAVIDHHRRTGEFQFKPILTYIESSASSASELIVELFPYHRRNVVIGKLVATFMYTGMIIDTNRFRNRSGSRTFQAAAELRKFGADLAEVENMLRDDYEDFEMKNKILATSKLYDNYYVIAAYKHETLPRTMLSQAADEILSVREVEASFVLAPVGDDAIGISARSKGELNVQVVMERLGGGGHFTGAATIIRNQSMNDIVEQLQNAIEEVREESE; this is encoded by the coding sequence ATGTCCAAACGTTTTGAAACATTACAGACGCGATTGCTTGTACTCGTCTTTATTGAACTGGTGATAATGGTGCTTTTTCATGTTGTCTTTAATGAATACTTGTACATTGTTCAATACATTGCACTGTTGGTAAACATGGTATTGATTTTTGTCATGTTTTATAATTCTGTCAAAAGTAGTCGTGAACGTATTCTTGATGTTGCTGACATTGTTGGTGCTGAGGCGCAAGATGCGTTTGAGTACGGAAAGATTACCGTGTTAACCCTCAATGAAGATGCACGCATTACGTGGATCAGTGATGGTCTTGTTGAAAATGCAATTGGTGAAAGTGTCCGTGACGTATTTCCAGAAGTTATGAAGTTAATTAATGGCAAAGAAAAGAAGGTTCGTATGGTTATCAATGACAAAGACATTGAGGCAACCATCATGAATAATGAGCGCGTTATTTTCTTTAAAGATGTCACAAAATTAACGGAGCTTGAGCGTCTTAACCGTAACAACTCAGTCGTGTTGGGAATTGCTCACTTGGATAACTATGAAGAAACAACACAATACGAAGAAGAACAGATCATTGCGCTGATTGATATGAACATTCGCCAAGCGGTTGTTCGCTGGGCAGATAAACACGACATGTTCATTCGCCGTATCCGCGCCGATCGATATTTGCTTGTTTTAAATGAAGAAGTCTTTCAAGAGTTGTCACAAGAACGCTTTTCAATACTCCATGAGATTCGAAAAGAAGCCGCAAAGATGGATGCAAGTATTACTCTATCCCTCGCATTTGCACGCCAAAGTGATAACTTGAAAGAACTTGAGGATATGTCAAATAAGGCATTGGAACTCGCCCAAGGTCGAGGTGGTGATCAGGTTGCCATTAATACCAAAGACAGTGAGATGACCTACTTTGGTGGATCAACAGAAGCTGTAGAAAAACGAAGCAAGGTTCGCGTTCGTGTTATGGCCCAAAACCTTGGTGAGATAATTAACAATTCAACAGAAGTTGTAATTGTCGGTCATCGTATGACTGATTTTGACTGCTTTGCGAGTGCGCTAGGAGTTGCTGCAATTGCTGATGTATATGGGAAACGGGCATCAATTGTCATCAATCTGGATGATACAGAGGCAAATTTAGCAGATTCAATTCGAAAATATCGTGAAGACTTCGAAAAAGATCATAATTTCATAAGCCATTCACAAGCGCTCGATATAATTAACGAGAAAACATTGGTTATTATGGTGGATCATCATAGTTTAGAACAAACGCAGTTCCCCGATATTATCGCAGTGTCACAACGCATCGCGGTTATCGACCATCACCGTCGTACCGGTGAGTTTCAATTCAAACCAATACTTACCTATATTGAGTCTTCGGCCTCATCAGCAAGTGAGTTAATTGTTGAATTGTTCCCTTACCATAGACGTAATGTTGTGATTGGAAAATTAGTCGCGACATTTATGTATACTGGCATGATTATTGATACCAATCGCTTCCGAAATCGCAGTGGAAGTAGAACGTTCCAGGCTGCTGCTGAGTTGCGAAAATTTGGTGCGGATCTTGCAGAAGTTGAAAACATGCTAAGAGATGACTATGAAGATTTCGAAATGAAAAATAAGATTTTGGCGACAAGTAAGCTCTATGATAATTACTATGTCATTGCTGCATACAAACACGAAACGCTCCCACGAACCATGCTTTCGCAGGCAGCGGATGAGATTTTATCGGTCCGCGAAGTGGAGGCTTCCTTTGTGTTGGCACCAGTAGGTGATGATGCAATCGGAATTTCTGCACGTTCAAAAGGTGAACTTAATGTTCAAGTTGTGATGGAACGCTTGGGTGGTGGTGGTCATTTCACAGGAGCAGCAACCATCATTCGAAATCAATCAATGAACGATATTGTAGAACAATTACAAAATGCAATTGAAGAAGTAAGAGAGGAAAGTGAATAA
- a CDS encoding DUF2232 domain-containing protein, with amino-acid sequence MRNTKHITAGAMTIALTGIIIFMERITAGFFMSFLSLPLIVYGYFYSLKSSIPVYFSCIFMAFIITGFPPTIIQMTGYGLVGLVSIFATEKRMTRQRTFVLMSLAIIPVYAVMVGFFGAAFGFAIPEMIQSLNNLFPFINNPMIITVFAYVSLGVTALMEVFIIKVSGDLVIGLLHKHFKK; translated from the coding sequence ATGAGAAACACAAAGCATATTACAGCTGGAGCAATGACGATTGCATTAACAGGTATTATTATTTTTATGGAGCGTATTACTGCTGGTTTTTTTATGTCGTTTTTGAGTTTGCCGCTTATTGTGTATGGATATTTTTATTCACTAAAATCAAGTATTCCTGTTTACTTTAGCTGTATATTCATGGCGTTTATTATAACGGGATTTCCACCTACGATTATACAGATGACAGGCTATGGACTTGTGGGGTTGGTTTCGATATTTGCGACTGAGAAGCGTATGACGCGTCAGCGGACATTTGTGCTCATGTCTCTAGCAATTATTCCGGTATACGCTGTAATGGTAGGCTTTTTTGGGGCGGCATTTGGTTTCGCAATTCCCGAAATGATCCAAAGTTTAAATAACCTCTTTCCATTTATAAACAATCCCATGATTATTACTGTTTTTGCCTATGTATCATTGGGTGTGACAGCCTTAATGGAAGTGTTTATCATAAAAGTTAGTGGTGACTTGGTTATTGGGTTATTACACAAACATTTCAAGAAATGA
- the rpsR gene encoding 30S ribosomal protein S18, which translates to MSFKKFRGPRRKVCYFTKNNIDTIDYKDVELLKRFISANGKIIPRRVTGTKAKYQRPLATAIKRARQMALLPYVSDN; encoded by the coding sequence ATGTCATTCAAAAAATTCCGTGGACCACGTCGTAAGGTTTGCTACTTTACAAAAAATAACATCGATACAATCGATTACAAAGATGTGGAACTCTTAAAAAGATTCATTTCAGCAAATGGTAAAATTATTCCTAGACGTGTTACTGGTACAAAAGCGAAATACCAACGTCCTTTAGCAACAGCTATTAAACGTGCACGCCAAATGGCTTTATTACCATATGTATCAGACAACTAA
- a CDS encoding single-stranded DNA-binding protein, producing the protein MINRVVLVGRLTRDPELRKTQNGKSVVSFTVAANRRGGQNDQADFISCVAWNQTAEFMAKYLTKGALVSVEGKITSGSYEDATGKKVYTQDVWADSVQSLESRTQRQDREQTTQPYQSQGNQGYAPAYQADPEPSFSMDDEPVLDITSDDLPF; encoded by the coding sequence ATGATTAACCGCGTTGTATTAGTGGGTCGCTTAACTCGAGATCCAGAACTTAGAAAAACTCAAAATGGAAAATCAGTCGTTTCCTTCACTGTCGCAGCAAATCGCCGTGGCGGTCAAAACGATCAAGCAGATTTTATCTCTTGTGTCGCTTGGAATCAAACTGCTGAATTCATGGCAAAGTACCTTACAAAGGGTGCTTTAGTGAGTGTCGAAGGTAAAATAACATCGGGTTCGTATGAAGACGCTACAGGTAAAAAAGTGTACACTCAAGACGTATGGGCAGATTCTGTTCAATCACTTGAATCACGCACACAACGTCAAGATCGTGAACAAACGACTCAACCGTATCAATCACAAGGAAACCAAGGTTATGCTCCTGCATACCAAGCGGATCCTGAACCATCATTCTCGATGGATGACGAACCGGTTCTTGACATTACTAGTGACGATCTTCCATTCTAA
- the rpsF gene encoding 30S ribosomal protein S6, with product MRNYELMYIVKPTLDEEARKAVIEKSHAILTDNGGTIENINEWGLRELAYEIEDFKKGHYVVTTFASEETAVNEFNRLTRINKDVLRHMIVRLDEKI from the coding sequence ATGCGTAATTATGAACTAATGTACATCGTAAAACCTACACTTGATGAAGAAGCTCGCAAGGCTGTAATCGAAAAGTCACACGCTATCTTAACAGATAACGGCGGAACAATCGAAAACATCAACGAATGGGGTTTACGTGAACTAGCATACGAAATCGAAGACTTTAAAAAAGGTCACTATGTGGTTACAACATTCGCATCAGAAGAAACAGCAGTTAACGAATTCAATCGTTTAACACGTATCAACAAAGATGTGTTACGTCACATGATTGTTCGTTTAGACGAAAAAATCTAA
- a CDS encoding 2-C-methyl-D-erythritol 4-phosphate cytidylyltransferase, whose amino-acid sequence MDYSVLLIAAGKRAGEGQSYEKALASFDDSKSVLGQTISIFLNDEKCKQIVIVTSPADMRKVVQTNGSGKIVYVKGGVTRQESVLIGLTAISEDVVLIHDGVRPWVKQSLINKLMARMDVEKACVLAIRPRGTMHRVVDGYIVESVDTTEYMVTQTPQAFQTSFIIDCYRKALRDGVHYNDDAAVVAAVSDQPIAVEKGDIRNARFILKQEK is encoded by the coding sequence ATGGATTATTCAGTGCTTTTAATAGCGGCAGGAAAACGAGCAGGAGAAGGTCAAAGTTATGAGAAGGCTTTGGCGTCTTTTGATGATTCGAAAAGTGTCTTGGGGCAGACGATTTCAATCTTCTTGAACGATGAAAAATGCAAACAAATTGTGATTGTCACAAGTCCAGCTGATATGCGTAAAGTCGTCCAAACAAACGGCAGTGGAAAAATTGTTTACGTTAAGGGTGGAGTCACACGTCAAGAGAGTGTATTGATTGGTTTAACAGCGATATCAGAAGATGTTGTTTTAATCCATGACGGTGTTCGTCCATGGGTCAAACAATCACTCATTAATAAACTAATGGCGCGCATGGACGTTGAAAAGGCATGCGTATTGGCAATTCGTCCACGTGGCACAATGCACCGTGTTGTGGATGGTTACATTGTTGAATCTGTTGATACAACAGAATACATGGTTACACAAACACCACAAGCATTCCAAACATCATTTATTATTGATTGTTACCGCAAAGCACTACGAGATGGCGTTCATTATAATGATGATGCAGCGGTCGTTGCTGCAGTGTCTGATCAACCCATTGCGGTTGAAAAAGGCGATATTCGCAATGCACGCTTCATCTTAAAGCAAGAAAAATAA
- the lysS gene encoding lysine--tRNA ligase: MSHELTEQEIVRREKMEELRSKGINPYASGFKPKEHSSDIVDAYDTKSKEELAELEVPTSIAGRVMTKRVMGKAGFVHLQDRNGQIQVYIRKDTVGDDQFEYFKDLDLGDIIGVEGTIFRTNHGELSVKATNVVHLTKALRPLPDKFHGLQDVEERYRRRYLDLIMNEESRRAAFMRPKIMRATRDFFDGKGLVEVETPVLTPILSGAAARPFVTHHNTLDMDFYLRIATELPLKRLIVGGMEGVYEIGRLFRNEGMSPKHNPEFTTIEAYIAYADMVDWMELTEEYVGYLADNVLGTREISYQGTPISLQGPFKRIHMVELIKEVKGVDFFAVQTDEEAVAIAKEHGLTMQKHQLSFGHVVNEFFEQFCEETIVQPTFVYGHPVEISPLAKKNEADPRFTDRFEFFVDGREYANAFSELNDPIDQRERFENQLKEKDLGNDEATDMDVDYVEALEYGMPPTGGIGIGLDRLIMLLTDSASIRDVLLFPHMRQR, translated from the coding sequence ATGTCACATGAATTAACAGAACAAGAAATCGTTCGTCGTGAGAAAATGGAGGAACTGCGTAGCAAGGGAATTAACCCATACGCTAGTGGTTTTAAACCTAAAGAACATTCGTCAGATATTGTGGATGCTTACGATACAAAATCAAAAGAAGAACTTGCGGAACTTGAAGTTCCTACTTCAATTGCAGGACGAGTGATGACAAAACGTGTGATGGGGAAGGCGGGTTTTGTTCATCTTCAAGACCGTAACGGCCAGATTCAAGTATACATCCGTAAGGACACTGTAGGGGACGATCAATTTGAATATTTTAAAGATCTTGACCTTGGTGATATTATCGGTGTTGAGGGCACAATTTTCCGTACAAACCACGGTGAGTTGTCCGTAAAAGCAACCAATGTTGTGCACTTAACAAAAGCATTAAGACCACTACCAGATAAGTTTCACGGACTTCAAGATGTTGAAGAAAGATACCGTCGTCGCTACTTGGATTTGATCATGAATGAAGAGTCGAGACGTGCTGCGTTTATGCGTCCAAAAATTATGCGCGCAACACGCGATTTCTTTGATGGAAAAGGATTAGTGGAGGTGGAAACGCCAGTGTTAACACCCATCTTATCTGGTGCTGCCGCACGTCCATTCGTAACCCATCACAATACCTTGGACATGGACTTTTACCTTCGTATTGCAACAGAATTACCGCTAAAAAGACTTATTGTAGGTGGTATGGAAGGTGTCTATGAAATTGGTCGTTTATTCCGAAATGAAGGAATGAGTCCAAAACATAATCCGGAATTCACAACGATTGAAGCGTATATTGCATATGCTGACATGGTTGATTGGATGGAGTTAACTGAAGAATATGTTGGTTATTTAGCAGATAATGTATTGGGAACACGCGAAATAAGTTACCAAGGCACACCAATTAGTTTGCAAGGACCGTTCAAACGCATACACATGGTGGAACTCATCAAGGAAGTTAAAGGTGTTGATTTCTTTGCAGTGCAAACAGATGAAGAAGCTGTTGCAATTGCGAAAGAACATGGACTTACAATGCAAAAACATCAGCTATCATTTGGTCACGTTGTCAATGAGTTCTTTGAACAATTCTGTGAAGAGACCATTGTTCAACCAACTTTTGTATACGGTCATCCAGTGGAAATTTCGCCACTTGCAAAGAAAAATGAAGCGGATCCACGTTTTACGGATCGTTTTGAATTCTTTGTTGATGGTCGTGAGTATGCGAACGCGTTTAGTGAGTTGAATGATCCAATTGATCAACGCGAGCGCTTTGAAAACCAATTGAAAGAAAAAGATTTGGGTAATGATGAAGCAACAGACATGGATGTTGACTATGTAGAAGCACTGGAATATGGCATGCCTCCAACGGGTGGAATCGGGATTGGTTTGGATCGTCTTATTATGCTGCTAACAGATAGCGCAAGCATTCGTGATGTATTACTATTCCCGCATATGAGACAACGATAA
- the hslO gene encoding Hsp33 family molecular chaperone HslO yields MSDKIVRGIALGGRVRFFVTKTTETVERARQIHDTYPAASAALGRVMSVAVIMGSTLKSDEEKLVIEIKSDGELNHILVNADNRGFIRGLVSNPHVHQVNEATGKLDVGGIVGSGFLRVTHKTGDTATFSSQTELQTGEIGDDFAYYYAQSEQVPSALSVGVLVNEDLTIKSAGAILVQVLPEATEEDIVTIEKVFAELPPVSELMVNQEAIEVAANLFDETVILQTGDVQYFCGCNKTQMRDVLRTLNTEDLQALIEEDHGATLKCHYCNTEYKFKEEELVELIDERKKN; encoded by the coding sequence ATGTCAGATAAAATTGTAAGAGGAATTGCATTAGGAGGTCGTGTTCGTTTCTTTGTGACGAAGACAACAGAAACTGTAGAACGTGCACGTCAAATTCATGATACTTATCCGGCTGCATCTGCAGCATTAGGTCGTGTCATGAGTGTGGCCGTGATTATGGGGTCAACATTAAAAAGTGACGAAGAAAAATTGGTTATTGAAATCAAGAGTGATGGTGAATTGAACCACATACTTGTAAATGCTGATAACCGTGGCTTCATTCGCGGACTGGTATCAAACCCACATGTCCACCAAGTTAACGAAGCTACCGGAAAACTAGATGTTGGTGGCATCGTAGGGAGTGGATTTCTACGTGTGACACATAAAACAGGAGATACGGCAACGTTTAGCTCACAAACAGAATTGCAAACGGGTGAAATTGGTGATGATTTTGCATATTACTATGCTCAAAGTGAACAAGTGCCATCAGCGCTTTCAGTAGGGGTATTGGTGAATGAGGACTTAACGATCAAATCCGCGGGTGCAATATTAGTTCAAGTATTACCAGAAGCGACAGAAGAAGATATTGTAACAATTGAAAAAGTGTTTGCGGAATTACCACCAGTATCAGAGTTAATGGTCAACCAAGAGGCAATTGAAGTCGCTGCGAATCTTTTTGATGAAACAGTTATTTTGCAAACGGGTGATGTTCAATACTTCTGTGGATGTAATAAGACACAAATGCGAGATGTTTTACGTACGTTGAATACAGAAGACTTGCAGGCGCTCATTGAAGAAGACCATGGTGCAACTTTAAAATGTCATTATTGCAATACAGAATATAAGTTCAAAGAGGAAGAATTGGTTGAACTTATTGACGAGCGTAAAAAGAACTAG